The Ichthyobacterium seriolicida sequence AGGACTTTTCCATCTTTATTAATGTTTAAATATTCACCGTGCTTTAAACCGTATTGATAATTATATATTTCCGTATAATCATTTATACTACTCTCCCATTTACCAGATTTTAAACCAGAAGTGTAATTACCACTGACTGATATAATTCCCATAGTGTTGTACTCTATAAATAAACCGTGCCTTTTTCCATTTTTGTAATTCTCCTTTCTCAATAATTTTGAATCTCTGTAATACCATATTTTTTCTCCATCTAGTTTTCCATCTAAAAAGTTTTCTTCTTGCTCTAAAACACCATTGGGATAATAGTACTTCCAAATTCCCTGTTTTTGACCATTAACATAGTTTCCACAAGAATTTAATTTATCATTTTTGTAGTATTTCCAAAATCCATTTTTTAAACCATTATCATCTATAATACCTCCTTCTTGTATTAAAATTCCATTCTCATAAACAAAACTCTTTTTTACTATTCCCCTTTCATCGTATTCTCTTTGAATTCCATCTAAATTTCCGTTAATGAGATTAGACTTTCTCTTTACAGACATATTGGGATAAAATTCTTTAGAAGTTTTTATTTTAGAAACTTCTCTGTTTTTTTTATCCAAAACTCCATTTATATACTTCTCTATATATAGTAATTTTCCATCTGGACCAAAAAATCTAAAATATCCATCCTTTAATCCATCATTGTAAAATCCCTTAGACTTAAATACTTTATCAGGATAAAAACTAATCCAAATTCCCTGTTTTTTATCATACATATTAAATCTATTTATGACTAACCTTTTGTTTAAAACACCACTTTTGTATTTGTAAATAGTTATAATATTTCCGTCTTTGTCGTATTCATACCCATCTCCATGTAATTCTCCATTTAGGTAGTTTAACTCTTTTTTTAATGTTTCATTTGTGAAATATTCCTTCAAGGTACCACTTATAATATTAGATTTAAAAGGGGTTTCAATGTGTATTTTATCATTTAAAAAAGAATGAGATAATCCATCCTTTTTACCATTTACATAAGTTATTTTTTCCTTTACAGAGGAATCTGAATTATAAAAAGTCCAAATGCTATCTAATACAAATGATTTTCTATTTCCTTCAGATTTTAAATTACCATTGGGATAATATGTTTTCCAATAACCATTTGGTTTTCCATTGTACATGAATCCTTCACTCATGATTTTGTTATCGGGGTAATAAAAAACTTTTTTTTCTATCTCTTGAGAAAAACAACAAATAGATATTAACTGTACTATAATTACATATATTGTCTTTTTAAATATAAAATTATATAATATTATATGGTCGCTCAATAAGTTAATAACTCTATAAATTGTAATGTTTATGAGGTATAAATACATCTATAATTAGTTGTAAAGTTGTTGATAAAATTATAATTATAAATCATATTTTTTTTGAATTTTAATCTTAAAAAATACTAATAACTATATTATTTATAATGTTTATAATTTTGTTTTAGTTTTTTTATTACAAGTTATGTACAACTTATTTACATGATATGAAAATTACAAATATTTCATTTATATCTTTAATTATCACACATCTTCTATTTGGATGTGAAAAAATCTCTATTGATAAAGTGGAGAGTTCTCCAAAGGATAATTTCAATGTTTTTTGCAGTGTTATAAAAAATAAATATTCCTTTTTGAAGGATAAAAATATTAATTGGGACAGTATAGTATCTGTTTACAAACCTAACATACACGATGGAATTGATAAAGTAGATGAATTTAATATTTACAAAGAAATGTTAGAGTGTTTAAAAGATGGACATGTAAATTTGACATCTAAATTTGATACATATAGTTACAGAACTTATTTTGATAATCCTACAAATTTTGATATTGATATTATTTTAAGAGGTTATCTGAAAAGAGATTTTAAGAGATTAGGAGGTTTTTCTTATAATGTAATAGATGGTAATTACGGATATATATACTACAGTAGTTTTATATCTTCTGTATCGGGTATAGATTATATTTTGAATTATATGGAATCTAAAAAAGTCAAGGGGATTATATTAGATGTACGCAATAATGGAGGTGGTTATCTTTCTAATGTATTTACCCTTTTAAGTAGATTTGCAGATAAGAAAAGAATGGTTTGGAAGGAATATTTTAAAAATGGACCTAGGCCAGATGATTTTAGTGATCCAGTTTATTCATATGTCAATCCACACAGCAATACTTACAAGAAAAAAGTTGTGGTTTTAACAAATATTTCATGTTATAGTTCCACTAGTTATTTTGCAACTGGAATGAAACAATTACCTAATGTTAGATTAATAGGTGATATCACAGGAGGTGGTTCTGGTTCTCCTGTTGGATATATTTTACCAAATGGATGGAGACTTAGATTTTCGGTTACTAAATCTTTAGATGCGTATGATTATAGTTTTGAGTTGGGTGTTGTACCACATGAAAGATTAAATATGAAAACTGATAATAAAAATTTGTATTCAGACTCAATAATTGAGAGGGCTAAAGTATTAATAGATAATAATTTTGATATTTAGATATGGTAAAGATAGGTGATGTAGAATTATGTGATTTTCCTATTTTGTTGGCTCCTATGGAAGATGTTACAGATTTACCTTTTAGATTTTTATGTAAAAAAAATGGTGCAGATTTGGTATTTACTGAATTTATATCTTCAGAAGGTTTGATAAGAAATGCTAAGAGGAGTTTTGAAAAGTTGTATATCAATGATGAAGAGAGGCCTATAGGTATACAAATTTTCGGTGGAAATATGGATTCTATGAAGATGAGTGCGGAGATTGTCGAGAGATATAATCCAGATATAATAGATATAAATTACGGTTGTCCTGTAAAAAAAGTGACTTGTAAAGGTGCTGGTTCTGCTATTTTAAAGGATATTCCAAAGATGGTTAATCTAACAAAAGAAATAGTTAATAGTACCAATATTCCAGTTACCGTAAAAACTAGGTTGGGTTGGGATGAAAACAGTATAAAAATAGTAGAAGTTGCTGAAAGACTGCAAGATGTAGGTATCAAAGCTATATCTATACACGGTCGGACTCGATCTCAAATGTACAAGGGAATAGCAGACTGGCATAGAATAGCAGAGGTTAAGAATAATCCTAGAATGTGTATTCCAGTTTTTGCTAATGGAGATATAGATACTGTAGAAAAAGTAAAAGAAATAAGAGATGTATTTGGCTTTGATGGAGCTATGATAGGCAGAGCTTCAATAGGTTATCCTTGGTTTTTTAAAGAGGTTAAACATTTTTTAAAGACGGGATTACACTTAAAAAATCCCACATTAGAAGAGAGAATATTAACAGTAAGAAGACATTTAGAAATGTCTATAAATCTAAAAGGAGAAAAATTGGGAGTTTTAGAAATGAGACGACATTACAGTAAATATTTTAAGGGTATAGAAAATTTTAAGGTTTATAGAATGAAATTGCTAACCATTGATTCTCCTGAAGATATTTATAATTTGTTAGAAGATATATATTTAGAATTAAAAGGGTAAACCTATATTTAAAAACATCAGTGGTTCTAAATTGTTTTGTGGTGATGTAGAGGCAGAAATTTCTATTGGTCCCAATAAGCTCTTATATATATAAGATATTCCTAATCCTATTATATTTAAGCTTTTTCTTTCTTCATCTTCTATATTGAAATTAAATAAATCGTATAAGTGGTAATTGCACAAAGCGTAATTTATTTCTGCTGATATTTGATGATTTTTCAAGAAGTCTAGATTTAATCCAAAATCTAGTTTTATAACATTTGGATAACTGTAAGATTGAAATTCTAAACCTAAAAAACTAGTGTTTTCAGCCCAATCTATTTTATTCATTCCTCCCATTCTCAATGTTTGTATGTTAGATTGAGTATTTATGATTTTTGAATAATAAAATGTATTGAATGAATTGGCAGAAAAATAAAAACCTATGTATTTATCAATTTTTTTAGATACACTCATTAATAAATTTATACTTCCACCTAAAAAGAAGGTGTCATCTTTTTGAGTTTTATTGTAAAATAAATTATAAGATGCTTTAGATTTAAATCCATTTGTATGGAAATACTTATCTTCGTAAGTATCTATTTCTGTACATAATTTAATATTAAGACTCCTTTCTTTAAAGAAGAAATATTTTCTATAATTCGATAATTTTCCTTTATCATTATCACTTATCAGTATTTCTTTTGCTTCATTTGAGTAGACTTGGTAATCTATATCAAGTCTAACACTTCCGAAGTAATAAATTGATTTTTTAAATGAAATTCCATTTGTTATAACTGAAAATATATTTGATACTTTATCTACTTTAAATTTATCAAATTGATTGACACTTCTACTCCTAATTATATCATTTGTAATTGATATTTTATTAAATAAAATATTTTGTTTTTCGAAAAAAATGCTTTGATAACTAGAATGTAAATCTAAATTAATTCCACCACCTATGTCAAAATTATAAGATATCAAGTATCTGGGTAAATAATAATATGTAAAATTATTATCAAAAATAAAGTCTGCAGATATGTTACTATTTTTAAACAAAAAATTATTATCGGTATAATTTACTAATAAACTAGTTCTAGAAACAGAATTATAGTTAAACCCTAGTTTTAGGTATTTATTTATTTTAGTTTTTCTTATATCTATGTATAGATCTTTTTCGTCTTCTTTTTTAGTGGGTAATAGTTTATAGCTTAGGTATCTAAATTTTTTAGTTGAATATATTTCATTTATATATTTTTTTAATTCACTGTAATTTATTTTTCTTTCTGTAGAGTTTATAAAATTCAATTCTTCTTTTACAAAATTTGTATTATCGTCATCATCACTATCTATATTAATATTTTTTATTGATATTTTTTTATTTATAAATGGTTTAGGAAAACTTTTGTCAATATTAAAATTATTAATTTCCTCACCCTTGTAAGATTTTTTTTGAATACTAGCTATATTTTTGAGTTCTTCCCATTTTTTTTCTGCTGCTATTCTTCCATTTCTAATAAACATATCTGTTTGATCAAAACTAGTTATGTTAGTATTTGTGATATCTGGATATATTATCAAATCGCATATTTTTCTTTGATATTCATTTTTTTCAGACATCTTAAAACTTATTATCTGATTGACAATTTTATATGCGTTATCGAGTTCTATTTTATTGAATAAATTTTCTTGAACATCTATTGCTATTAGGATATCTGCTCCCATATTTTTAACTTCTCTAGATGGCAAATTATTTGAAATACCTCCATCTACTAATACCATATCATCTATTTCTATAGGTGAAATAAATAGAGGATACGAACAACTAGCTCTTATTGATTCAGCTAGATTACCACTTTTTAGAACTACTTCTTCACCAGTTTCTAAATTTGTAGCTAGGCATAAAAAAGGTATTTTTAATTTAGAAAAGTCTTTTATTCCATGTACGTGATGTGTTTTTTCATTTAACCAAGATAAGAACATATAACCTTCTGTAAGACCTATTGGTATTGGAATGAAATTATCAATAGGTAGGCTTACTAAGTATCTATCATTTATTTTTTTATTAAAAACAGATAATTGTTCTCTAGGAATTATATCGTTGATATATACATTGTGATTATACACAAATTCTCTCATCATATTTTCTATTTCATCTAAAGAGTAACCTATAGAATACAACATTCCTATTATAGATCCAGAACTGGTTCCTCCTATATAATCTATTTTTATACCAGCTTTTTCTATTACTCTTAATGCACTTATATGACTGAGTCCTTTAGCCCCACCTCCACTTAGAACTACACCTACTTTTTTATAATTATTTTCTTGTCCAATTACATTTGATATTGTAAAGGGAAGTATTAACAAAAAAAATAGTTTTTTCATATAGTTTATTAAAGTGTATAAATTATAGATTAATACTTAGATAAAATATTTTCCAAATGTACGATTAACTAAAAAAATATTTAGATTTGTTCTTTATTTTAGGTGTAAATTTGGCGGTTTTAAAATAATTGGAGATGGATATAAAAGAAATACAAAACTTAATAAAGTTAGTTTCCAAGTCAGATGTTAGTGAGTTGAGTTTGGAAAATGATGGATTTAAGATAACTATTAAGACGAACAAAAGTATTGAAAATAATATTTTGTATCAAAATACCAGTTTGCATCCATCTGATTATCCTTCTATTATTTCACATCAGGATAATAAAACTCCTGTGATAAAAAGCGACATTGATACTGTAAAAACCGAAAAAGACGGTAAAAAAGAAAACTTATTGACTATAAAGTCCCCTATGATAGGTACTTTTTATAGAAGTCCTTCTCCAGATAAGGATATGTTTGTAAAGGTTGGAGATTTAGTATCTAAGGGAGATGTAGTTTGTATAGTTGAAGCTATGAAATTATTTAATGAAATAGAATCAGAATATTCTGGTAAGATAGTTGAAGTGTTAGTCGATAATTTAGCTCCTGTTGAATTTGATCAGCCTCTATTTTTAATAGAACCTTCTTCATAGTTATTTAATTTCATAATATAATCTTAATATATAGTATATAATTTTAATATATAGTTGTGTTTAAAAAAATACTCATAGCAAATAGAGGTGAAATTGCTCTTAGAATAATTAGAACAGTTAAAGAGATGGGTATAAAGACTGTCGCTGTATATTCCACAGCTGATAAGGATAGTCTTCATGTTCGTTTTGCCGATGAGGCTGTTTGTATAGGTCCTCCTTCTTCTTTAGATTCTTACTTAAACATACATAATATTTTATCTGCAGCGGAGATAACAAATGCAGATGCTATACATCCTGGTTATGGTTTTTTATCTGAAAATGCTAGATTTTCAAAAATTTGTGATGGTCATAATATAAAGTTTATAGGAGCTTCATATGATATGATACAGAGGATGGGTGATAAGGCCAATGCTAAAAAAACTGTACAGAAAATAAAAGTTCCTTGTGTTCCTGGTTCTGATGGAATATTATCTTCACTTTCCGAAGCTAAAAAAGTTGCAAGTAAAATAGGTTATCCAGTTATTTTAAAAGCTACAGCTGGTGGTGGAGGAAGAGGAATGAGGGTTGTGTGGAAGGAACAAGATTTAAAGGATCATTGGGATTCTGCTATGAAGGAGTCTTTAGCAGCCTTTGGGGATGATAGCATGTATATGGAAAAATTTATAGAAGATCCAAGACATATAGAGATACAAATAGCATCTGATTCTAGAGGAAAGGCTTGTCATCTCTCTGAGAGGGATTGTTCTATACAGCGTCGTCATCAGAAGCTTTTAGAGGAGTCACCATCTCCTTTTATGGATGAGGCTTTGAGAAAAAAAATGGGTGAGGCATCGGTTAAAATTGCCGAGAGTATAAAATATGAGGGAGTTGGAACTATAGAGTATCTTGTAGATAAGTACAAGAATTTTTACTTTATGGAAATGAATACACGTATACAAGTCGAGCATCCTATTACAGAACAGGTTGTAGATTATGATTTGATATGTGAACAGATAAAAATAGCTGCTGGTATTCCTATAAGTGGAAAAAATTATTTGCCTAAGAGACACTCAATAGAGTGTAGAATAAACGCTGAGGATGCATATAATAATTTCATGCCATCGCCTGGAAAGGTAACAGACTTACATATACCAGGAGGTAATGGTGTAAGAATAGACACTTGTATATATTCTGGTTATACTATTCCACCTAATTATGACTCTATGATAGCAAAGTTGATAGTAACAGATCAAGATAGAGAAAAGGCTATCAAGAAAATGAAGAGAGCTTTGGGTGAATTTGTAATAGGCGGAATAACAACTACAATACCTTTTCACAAACAGCTTATTAGAGATGAGCGCTTTTTAAGAGGTGAGTATACTACCAAATTTATGGAAGATTTTAAGATGAAATAAGTATTATATTTTATTCTATTTTTTTTGACTCGTGATATCTAGAATACAGTACATAACACATGGCAATACATGTGATGATCACTTATTGAACATATCTAGAGTTTGCAGAGCAGGAATAGATTGGGTACAGTTGAGATTAAAAGATATATCTGATAGTGATTATATAAGTACTGCTATAGAAGCCAAGAGGATATGTGATAGTTACAAGGCCAAGTTAATTATTAATGATAGAGCAGATATATCTTCAATAGTAGATGCCCATGGTGTTCATATAGGTCAAGGAGATATGCCCCTAAAGTATGTAAAAAAAGTATTAAAAGAGGGAAAGATAATAGGTTGCACAGCAAATACTTTTGAAGAGATTTGTTCTATATCGAAGAATCAAGTTGATTATATAGGATTAGGTCCATTTAAGTTTACTACTACAAAATTAAATATAGCTCCTGTTTTAGGAATAGACGGATATAATAGAATTATTAGTAATCTCAATAATTTTAAATTGCCTATTATCGCTGTCGGGGGTATAGAATTAGGTGATATAGAAGCTATAATGAAAACAGGTATTTATGGTGTAGCTGTTTCCTCTCTTTTAAGAGTTGATTCTAATTTAGAAGAAACAGTTATAAAAGTAAAAAAATATATTTCAAATGCTAAAGATAGCAGATAGATTATTTAAATCTCGTCTATTTGTAGGTACGGGTAAGTTCAGTTCTCATTTAGAGATGAGAAATGCTATTATATCTTCTGGCACTGAATTAGTGACTATGGCTTTAAAGAGAGTAAATCTAGACCATAGAGAT is a genomic window containing:
- a CDS encoding toxin-antitoxin system YwqK family antitoxin, whose amino-acid sequence is MSEGFMYNGKPNGYWKTYYPNGNLKSEGNRKSFVLDSIWTFYNSDSSVKEKITYVNGKKDGLSHSFLNDKIHIETPFKSNIISGTLKEYFTNETLKKELNYLNGELHGDGYEYDKDGNIITIYKYKSGVLNKRLVINRFNMYDKKQGIWISFYPDKVFKSKGFYNDGLKDGYFRFFGPDGKLLYIEKYINGVLDKKNREVSKIKTSKEFYPNMSVKRKSNLINGNLDGIQREYDERGIVKKSFVYENGILIQEGGIIDDNGLKNGFWKYYKNDKLNSCGNYVNGQKQGIWKYYYPNGVLEQEENFLDGKLDGEKIWYYRDSKLLRKENYKNGKRHGLFIEYNTMGIISVSGNYTSGLKSGKWESSINDYTEIYNYQYGLKHGEYLNINKDGKVLLKKEYKDDTLDGKFEYYHANGNIKEKGEYMRGNRYGNWIFYNEDGLEIISVFYEGGLERSYNDINIFK
- a CDS encoding S41 family peptidase; amino-acid sequence: MKITNISFISLIITHLLFGCEKISIDKVESSPKDNFNVFCSVIKNKYSFLKDKNINWDSIVSVYKPNIHDGIDKVDEFNIYKEMLECLKDGHVNLTSKFDTYSYRTYFDNPTNFDIDIILRGYLKRDFKRLGGFSYNVIDGNYGYIYYSSFISSVSGIDYILNYMESKKVKGIILDVRNNGGGYLSNVFTLLSRFADKKRMVWKEYFKNGPRPDDFSDPVYSYVNPHSNTYKKKVVVLTNISCYSSTSYFATGMKQLPNVRLIGDITGGGSGSPVGYILPNGWRLRFSVTKSLDAYDYSFELGVVPHERLNMKTDNKNLYSDSIIERAKVLIDNNFDI
- the dusB gene encoding tRNA dihydrouridine synthase DusB, which translates into the protein MVKIGDVELCDFPILLAPMEDVTDLPFRFLCKKNGADLVFTEFISSEGLIRNAKRSFEKLYINDEERPIGIQIFGGNMDSMKMSAEIVERYNPDIIDINYGCPVKKVTCKGAGSAILKDIPKMVNLTKEIVNSTNIPVTVKTRLGWDENSIKIVEVAERLQDVGIKAISIHGRTRSQMYKGIADWHRIAEVKNNPRMCIPVFANGDIDTVEKVKEIRDVFGFDGAMIGRASIGYPWFFKEVKHFLKTGLHLKNPTLEERILTVRRHLEMSINLKGEKLGVLEMRRHYSKYFKGIENFKVYRMKLLTIDSPEDIYNLLEDIYLELKG
- a CDS encoding patatin-like phospholipase family protein; translated protein: MKKLFFLLILPFTISNVIGQENNYKKVGVVLSGGGAKGLSHISALRVIEKAGIKIDYIGGTSSGSIIGMLYSIGYSLDEIENMMREFVYNHNVYINDIIPREQLSVFNKKINDRYLVSLPIDNFIPIPIGLTEGYMFLSWLNEKTHHVHGIKDFSKLKIPFLCLATNLETGEEVVLKSGNLAESIRASCSYPLFISPIEIDDMVLVDGGISNNLPSREVKNMGADILIAIDVQENLFNKIELDNAYKIVNQIISFKMSEKNEYQRKICDLIIYPDITNTNITSFDQTDMFIRNGRIAAEKKWEELKNIASIQKKSYKGEEINNFNIDKSFPKPFINKKISIKNINIDSDDDDNTNFVKEELNFINSTERKINYSELKKYINEIYSTKKFRYLSYKLLPTKKEDEKDLYIDIRKTKINKYLKLGFNYNSVSRTSLLVNYTDNNFLFKNSNISADFIFDNNFTYYYLPRYLISYNFDIGGGINLDLHSSYQSIFFEKQNILFNKISITNDIIRSRSVNQFDKFKVDKVSNIFSVITNGISFKKSIYYFGSVRLDIDYQVYSNEAKEILISDNDKGKLSNYRKYFFFKERSLNIKLCTEIDTYEDKYFHTNGFKSKASYNLFYNKTQKDDTFFLGGSINLLMSVSKKIDKYIGFYFSANSFNTFYYSKIINTQSNIQTLRMGGMNKIDWAENTSFLGLEFQSYSYPNVIKLDFGLNLDFLKNHQISAEINYALCNYHLYDLFNFNIEDEERKSLNIIGLGISYIYKSLLGPIEISASTSPQNNLEPLMFLNIGLPF
- the accB gene encoding acetyl-CoA carboxylase biotin carboxyl carrier protein — encoded protein: MDIKEIQNLIKLVSKSDVSELSLENDGFKITIKTNKSIENNILYQNTSLHPSDYPSIISHQDNKTPVIKSDIDTVKTEKDGKKENLLTIKSPMIGTFYRSPSPDKDMFVKVGDLVSKGDVVCIVEAMKLFNEIESEYSGKIVEVLVDNLAPVEFDQPLFLIEPSS
- the accC gene encoding acetyl-CoA carboxylase biotin carboxylase subunit, whose product is MFKKILIANRGEIALRIIRTVKEMGIKTVAVYSTADKDSLHVRFADEAVCIGPPSSLDSYLNIHNILSAAEITNADAIHPGYGFLSENARFSKICDGHNIKFIGASYDMIQRMGDKANAKKTVQKIKVPCVPGSDGILSSLSEAKKVASKIGYPVILKATAGGGGRGMRVVWKEQDLKDHWDSAMKESLAAFGDDSMYMEKFIEDPRHIEIQIASDSRGKACHLSERDCSIQRRHQKLLEESPSPFMDEALRKKMGEASVKIAESIKYEGVGTIEYLVDKYKNFYFMEMNTRIQVEHPITEQVVDYDLICEQIKIAAGIPISGKNYLPKRHSIECRINAEDAYNNFMPSPGKVTDLHIPGGNGVRIDTCIYSGYTIPPNYDSMIAKLIVTDQDREKAIKKMKRALGEFVIGGITTTIPFHKQLIRDERFLRGEYTTKFMEDFKMK
- the thiE gene encoding thiamine phosphate synthase; the encoded protein is MISRIQYITHGNTCDDHLLNISRVCRAGIDWVQLRLKDISDSDYISTAIEAKRICDSYKAKLIINDRADISSIVDAHGVHIGQGDMPLKYVKKVLKEGKIIGCTANTFEEICSISKNQVDYIGLGPFKFTTTKLNIAPVLGIDGYNRIISNLNNFKLPIIAVGGIELGDIEAIMKTGIYGVAVSSLLRVDSNLEETVIKVKKYISNAKDSR